ACACCACACTTCATGCCATGTTTGCACGGCGGGCACCTGGTGAGCTGCCCCGAGATAGCCGTGGCCGCTTCTTCATCGACCGTGATGGTTTCCTGTTCCGCTACGTCCTGGACTTTTTGCGTGACCGGCACGTAGTTTTGCCCGAGCACTTCCCTGAGCGTGAACGCCTGCAGCGTGAAGCTGAGCACTTCCAGCTGAATGAGCTGTTGAGGCTGCTGGGTCCACCACGTATTGCGAAGCAGGGCTCACTCAATGATGAAGGCTGCCACAGTGACATCGAGGAGAGCTCTCAGAGCAGTGAGCTGCCTGGACGCaccccaagcctggataaaaggTCAGGGTTCATCACCCTTGGCTACCGTGGCTCCTATACCACAGTGAGGGACAACCAAGCAGATGCCAAGTTCCGGCGTGTGGCAAGGATCATGGTGTGTGGGCGCATCGCTCTGGCCAAAGAGGTTTTTGGTGAAAGTCTGAACGAGAGCCGTGACCCAGACCGGCCACCTGAGAAATACACTTCCCGCTTCTACCTGAAGTTCACCTATCTAGAGCAGGCCTTCGACAGACTGAGTGAGGCCGGCTTTCATATGGTGGCTTGCAATTCCACAGGGACATCTGCCTTTGTTAACCACTACAGAGACGATAAGATTTGGAGTAGCTACACTGAATACATCTTCTTCAGTAAGTAATAAAGAATTCCTTTGCCAAACATCACaagctctcctctctcttttatttagtTCTTCACCATGCTTCATCTTTCACATATTGGTACACCTCTCTTTTTACTTTCTATACATTTCTGTGTAAATCCTCTCACTATTCTGCCcatctttttatttctcatatatttCATGTTTAGCACACACCTAGGATGCTAACAAGTTTTCCACCATGCAAATGCATGTGATAATTAGAGTATTTTTGCCAAAGgcttgaatgaatgaatgtggaTACAAGCCCAAAATTGCATTAGTAGTGTTACCTTGCACTCTAACCAATACTGGTTTTGTGCAATAGTTTGCTCATTACAGCGCTTCCCCTCAGGTATCAAATCAATCAGGTgtgtatggtggtggtggtggcggtggcatTGCTGGTGGCTTCAGGGGGGGATTgtaattgttcattttttttcatgaaatcaGTTATGTGTTACCATATCCAACTTGATGTTACTACCTAGCAACCACAaactgtgttatattagtgccctcgctctctctctctctctctctctctctctctctctctctctctctctctctctctctctctctctctcgctctctctctctatctctatctctctctctctctccttcccctgTTCGCTCAGGCCTAAcccaaactaaaaaaaaacaaaaacacacttctagtatttttgtgtgtagtACATGGTTTGTAAGCACAGCGGATCCAAGCCTGAGTTGATGTTTGACTGAGAGTGAATTGCAGTTCTGTGGTTAAATCTGTGCTGTCAAGCTCTGCAGGATTCAAAGTGTTTCAACAGAGCTGTGTGTCCATATAAAgatatgtgtgtggggggaattacggattgtgtgtgtgtgtgttggtctgcGAGAGTGTGTACGGAGATAAGGCTCAGTGTATGAATAGGCAGCATGGAGGAAACGCACAGATAAAAGGTGCAAGTGATTGACTAGAAGGAGGCATGGCTGTGGTTTTAAGAAAGTTAATAGAACTTCCATGTTAATCCCACCACTGCACAGCACAGATAACCAGACCGTGTGTGTCTTTAGTGTTACATCATGAAGTTACAACATGAGTAAAATCACAAGCATTTttctttcacataaacacactccgcCACTTTCTTTCTGTCGTGCTCAGTCACTCTTTTCTGAGCCTCCAAATAGAGCCTCATTCAAGGCCCCTCACACCCATTACCCTCTCTCCACCTCTGTCAGTCTGCATTGTGAAGGTTCAGTACACTTTATGCAGTCTCAGAGGCAGCACATGGAGTGGAATAAAAAAGAGGAGAGCAGTCACGGTGGTAGAGAGTAGAGGTTTGAAAACATAGGGTCAAGGAGCCCAGTCTCTAATAGAAAAATGGAGGAAACAGCCCTAAAATGGGAAGGCATCGGagatggaagaggaagagagcgCTAACTAAACATTGCAAGAAGAGAAGTAGACTAGAGACAGCTGGAGTTAAGGGACTGAGAGACTATAGCAGTAGATGGGAaaaagggagtgagagagagagagaaagtatttTGGGGAGAGCGGTCACTGGGGGCCATGTGAGTGCTACGCTGTGGACAGCCTTGTCATCTGAGTTTTAAATGATGGGTGTGCCTCATGGGGAGCCCTTTCCCTGCTCCCTTACTCCCTCCTCATCCATACCCGATTAGCATAATGATGGCTGTCCAGGGAGCTCTGAGGAAGGGCACTGACTTGTTTCGGCATGTCAGAGATGGTTACAGCACAGGGAAATGGGTAAATATTCAAAATTGCTGCCTAATGGGGGTCACAGGAACATTAATGTACAGGAACTGAAGCTGGATAATCAACCAGAGTGGCCAGTTTAAAGATTAATTCATATTAGGGACGGACATTGTAATAATATTGTCATAAATCATTCATTATTCTAAATTATAATGCCAAATTATAACACTTTGAGAAGACAGGTATTGCCAGTACAGACCCATTCTATTTTAGTAAGTAGTCTAAGCAATGATTGTCAGACTGAATGATAAAATATATTGTTGTCAGTCCAttgccattttatttaattagacAATAAATGAACTGTTTTGCTGTTTCTCACAGCTAAATATCATGATTTATGAAATATCAATGAATAGTATTGTGATATTTTTGCTATGTTGCCCATGCTCatacaaatgaattattaagcAAACCCAGGTCTTGCacatttctgtacattttttgtGTAGTTTCTTCATGTCTTAAGGCAGTGTATTGCATATTCTCCTTAATCTCCTGGCTTTACCCAATTTACACTTGTTTTAAATGGTTTAAATATGTGTCCATCTGCTATCTTGTTAATgctctctttattctttattctaatGCTACTGCACCAGTACTGGCTGGACAGTAAGCCTGAAAAATCCCTCACTGCTTGAAGTTTAGCTAAATTAATACCAGACATGAGTTTGCACTCTTGTGGAAAATACAGTGCCTCataataaagcttttttttctaataGTTTACACTTACAATTACACTTCAATATACAATTTGATAATTAAGGCCTTACACTTCTGTgcaatattgtatattatgttatattgttgtatattatattatgttattttacagtttactctctttatttatttattcttaattcTTCTTAATTTCAATTCCTTACAGTGTTCTGTTTAAATGTCCTAATTTCTGTCTaaatttctttgtattttatacaaggacaatacaacacaatacctTTCTTACTTTAACTTAATAGCACATGACCAAATTCATACCTCTGAGTTACCTAGGTTTGATTTACTGTAAGTAGAGCACAAACGTTAATTGCAAAAGACCAACAATCACTacattttgtataaaatgtctGCACTTACCCTAGCTTTCAAGTGCAGCACTCTGAATAGGTAGCAGTAATGTTCATGCAGCTTTAAATGTGCATTACGGTTTCAATTATTGGTAGCTTTTAGGGGGGACTGAAAGATCTGCCAATCATCACAGAGAGAAGCTGAGCTTCGTAGTGGAATAAAATACATCTACTTTATATGCAAAAGTACTCTTGATCGGCTTATTGCAGCAGTTGGTCCgagcatgataaaaaaaatttacatgAGTAATGCAGTCCTGCTGTTCAACATTTCCTTGTGGCATTTTTTAACTGAATATCTGGGGCAGCTGTGCAATTGGCGTTATACTGCATATATCCGAAAGGTCATCTTTAGATGCAAAGACAGGTGCCAAGCATCTGTTAGCTTAGGCACTGCATATTTGTTAGGAGTGTGTAttcgtgagtgagtgtgtaatagGGTGGGCCTTTCCCCAGTGGCATATCGTCATGTCTCATTATTATTCCACTGAATGAGTGACTGATATGCATGGGTGAGCGCTTCGTCTCTGTGGGTGAACGTAAACTCTGATTGCATCTCTGTCAGCGAGGAGATggcacagacacatacacaggagGCTGACAAATAAATCCTTGTCATCTGCCAGACGTACTCATCCTCCAGGTACCTTCACACACCCTTATGATTAAGACAGCAGTTGTTCTTCCAGTTTCATCCCGGGTGGTGGGAGCTGGGTCCTCATCAGCCGTAACTGTCCACAAAAGTAAATGACCGTGCCTGTTTTCATCACACTCACTGCTGGAGTGCTTTTGTCAACATCTCCTACCTGACAAAACAAATTGAAATGTATGAAGAATGTTGACGATGAATCGTTTCATTCGCCACCAAAAAAAAGGAATGGTGGCTGTTTAGAACTTCAGTCACAACAACATTCATGTCATACCAACCTAAATGATAGCAGAAATTAGAACAAACAGCTCAATTCTTTTGTAACTGTGATCTTAAGATCCAGAAGCATGGGTCGGTCAAGGCTTagtgaatataaaaaaagaagaatcaaTCATCCTTGATAAAGAGCATTAATGGAAGGTGTGAACACTTGATATAGAGGCTAAGTTATTTATAGACATAAGTAGTGTATTGACATATCCATTAAATGCAGTCTGGACATCATCCTCTTCACAGCATATCAGTgctatagtgtgtatagtgtgtagtgatgatgcCAGGACTATCTGCTTGCCTGCTGCGAAGATTTTTCATTCAATTTTATATTGGTTACAGAATGATAAAATTATATGCATTTCTTTTCCCCAAGCTGCAGTGTTGGCTGAGCTCTAGTACAGGCAGAAGGGTCCATAAAATAGCTTGATTGCCTGTTTCACAAAATATAGACCCTTTCATCAGAAATGATTGTTTTGATAAAAACAAGGTCACATTCATTATTCTATTCATATATCTGTCTATGTTTTGCAAAAGTCTTTGCCTATGGAACTATGAATATTTTTCTATCTGGATGCACATAATAAAAAGTTCCAGGGGTATAAATTCCACAGCATAGTATGTTGTTTAACAAAACAGCTGAAACATAGTTATAGTATAGGATAGTTAAGACTGTTGATGCGGGTCACATACGACTGAAAACGTGCAAACGTAATTTGTCCACCTAAGGACAATATAATGGACAATCAGGTGCATATACATTTAACTAAAGCTtgctttatatattatttaatgatTCCTCAGaggtttttctttctcacacgGCAATTTAGGCATAATGAAATAGTGTTCCACCGTTTTTTATACATGGTTCATGTCCTCCTTTATATTAGATGTTATTCAATGCAAAATGTAATTTATATGCATCCAAATGGGTCATATAAtatctttaaaatgttttccgCAATTAGCAGGAAAGAACTGTAACTGTATCTGATATTGATTTTGTATcagcaatttttatttatttatttatttcggtTTTTAAATGCTTCTCCCGAGGCACTACATAACGATAGCACAAAATGAATACAGTACAGTAAtccatgtttatttataatgtgtgtatgtgtgtaaaattaGCACATCCGTACCCatgattatatttatatgaTCTTCATTCATTCCGTTCAGTTTTATTATAGTTTCAGCAACAGGCGTTGACAATGAAGCTTTAGAAAAATGCAGATGAGTTAGATCTTCAGTGAGCAAGCCAGACGTGATCATGGCCTACCTGAGATGACTATTCAGTGCTGTAAAGGTCATTAGTAGTATTtacagtgtacacagtgtttttgtagatttttattccacccacgtgaaaaataataataaaaccggCCATTGTTCGCTCAACCTTTTCACACTATCCAGAATTTTTAGCAGATTCAAAGCGCAACCATATGGCGAGTAGTTACTCTAAACTTCCGTATACTCTGCGTTACATCttccactgttgttggcttgaCCACAGTCTGAAACGCGAGTTAAAAATCAATGTCTGTGTGCAGTATTTGATGTAAGTTACACTTGTGTGTCCAAACAATTCAGCAGCctgttgtgtgttgtgctggCAGTCTTGTAACCAGAAATCAATTCAGGGGTTGGTTGATGAAATATACAACATAAAATCATGATTGTTGGTAAGCGTGATGCGCTCATGTAGTAAGAGCGATGATAACAGTAATGTGTTATTTAATCACAATTAATTATGTAAGGCCCAATTTACAATCTTTCCATATTAATAGCGTCATAAAACACCTTTATGACTGTTCTGCTGGAAAAGATTCAAATAACATCTTAATAATGGAGGAAAATTAAGCCTTATATTATAAAACTTGATCTCCGTATCTCTGTGCTGTAATAATGTAGTTATCTGTCTAGTAGCTTTCaaacagaaacaggaagaaCACATAATTGCAATTAGCTGATCCTGTTTCTCATTACAGCAGCtggcattaaataaataaataaataaataagggagGCAttgtattcattaaaaatacatcATAATAATTATGTTATTTCCTACTAGTGCataaacctaaataaatatataaatatatatatatatatatgtatagtttCTGTCAGGCCTTGGTGTTAAAAAGAAtatgttaagtgtgtgtgtatgtgtgtgtgcgtgcatgtgtgtgtgtgtgtgtgtgtgtgtgtattttctgtctAATATTTTCAATTTTGACTTTGAACAATAGTCATAAAGACATCCTTCACTGTGAtaaatttataatcacactttccagcatcacccagatgaggatgggttccaaATGTTTCTTATTAATATCATCTTgaagagtttttccttgccagtcGCCCCTGCCATGCTGATTGGGaataaaattatacatttaaaatgtatatccCAAATTTAGGTatatctgtaaagctgctttgtgacaatatccattgtAAATGTAGAATTGAATTGTTCCTAATTATCTTTGTACTGAATAAGAAATCTAGGACTATTTTCATTGTCTTTTATAACAGATCAACTGATCTAACAACACTAAGAGCCTTTCTAAAGTTTGTAATCATGTCAGTGTATTTCGACACCATTTATGATCGAACCTGGTCTGTTTTTCTAAGGGTGATTATTATACCAGGATGATAGTTAACCCCTCCCCCCTTCCTTAATGATTTTCATCCTGCTAAAATTTGTGACTAGGTTGAGTGCAAAAACTGCCTGGAAATACCTTATCACTCAGAGGCCAGAGCACCACCATGAAACAGTAATCACCCGTTGTTATTTAGTGTTAGTATAAAGTAGTGTTATTGAAGACATAAGAAAGCATATTTTGAGTTAGTGTGATGGCTAAAAAGAGGCTGACTTATTTTGAAAGCTCTGGTCTAAAGTTTCTGTAGGTTCATCATCATAAAAAGAGAACAAGCCTCTTTTATtgccacacatatattacagcacagtggaatttcttttcttcacatatcccagcttccgaggttggggtcagagcacaggg
This genomic stretch from Hemibagrus wyckioides isolate EC202008001 linkage group LG08, SWU_Hwy_1.0, whole genome shotgun sequence harbors:
- the kctd8 gene encoding BTB/POZ domain-containing protein KCTD8, producing MAMKETVLPISEVCSPFPEVIELNVGGQVYVTKRTTLLSFPDTTLHAMFARRAPGELPRDSRGRFFIDRDGFLFRYVLDFLRDRHVVLPEHFPERERLQREAEHFQLNELLRLLGPPRIAKQGSLNDEGCHSDIEESSQSSELPGRTPSLDKRSGFITLGYRGSYTTVRDNQADAKFRRVARIMVCGRIALAKEVFGESLNESRDPDRPPEKYTSRFYLKFTYLEQAFDRLSEAGFHMVACNSTGTSAFVNHYRDDKIWSSYTEYIFFRPACRTVSQRAECEEPKPEKLADKGSESGASLNELSTSSSETHSEATSPQDGSAILVPREEVVGGSLAPCGALHSVSRPPSTLTLGRPPKKGASVQWMELPDKRRNSELFQSLTSGVGIREGGLVRRKTLERPNAQEEMKQCIQDFRKIRIPQAFPERKRQWQSELLQKYGL